A genomic segment from Conger conger chromosome 2, fConCon1.1, whole genome shotgun sequence encodes:
- the nfil3-3 gene encoding nuclear factor, interleukin 3 regulated, member 3, translated as MSGAVKVLEENTDEMTGQSDAVLQELVSPVPSSGRELESESSDGALSFTDETVSILTSSSMLARSLLGRSSGLKRKESGSAAANALRRKREFIPDEKKDEGYWDKRKKNNEAAKRSREKRRVNDMVLENRVMALLEENARLRAELLALKFRFGLVKDPSDPPAPPLPAPPAPTPRYYLPRADGAHPGPPAAPPAQACPYGGRGGARDAGSASEDSGFSTPGGSSVGSPVFFDDRLSEHGKLSPRGGEEPGYEPHPCPAGLEAADGMKSLPHKLRFKTPGICEAGEAGESRRSPLQPGAARDAGRTHEGPCAWQPQQQYPRQEPQCYPQPAAYTLPPPQGPTDSHYHMENSVLKSQLSSLSEEVAQLKKLFSQQLLSKMS; from the coding sequence ATGAGTGGAGCAGTGAAGGTTTTAGAGGAGAATACAGACGAAATGACCGGCCAAAGTGATGCGGTGCTGCAGGAGCTAGTCTCCCCCGTGCCGTCCAGCGGGAGAGAGCTGGAATCGGAGTCTTCGGACGGGGCGCTGTCCTTCACGGACGAGACGGTGTCCATCCTGACGTCCAGCAGCATGCTGGCCCGCTCCCTGCTGGGCCGCTCCTCGGGCCTGAAGCGCAAGGAGAGCGGCAGCGCGGCCGCCAACGCCCTGCGGCGCAAGCGCGAGTTCATCCCCGACGAGAAGAAGGACGAGGGCTACTGGGACAAGCGCAAGAAGAACAACGAGGCGGCCAAGCGCTCGCGGGAGAAGCGCCGCGTCAACGACATGGTGCTGGAGAACCGCGTGATGGCGCTGCTGGAGGAGAACGCGCGGCTGCGGGCCGAGCTGCTGGCGCTCAAGTTCCGCTTCGGCCTGGTGAAGGACCCGTccgacccccccgccccgcccctgcccgCCCCGCCGGCCCCCACGCCGCGCTACTACCTCCCCCGCGCCGACGGGGCCCACCCCGGCCCCCCCGCGGCTCCCCCGGCCCAGGCCTGCCCGTACGGGGGGCGCGGTGGGGCCAGAGACGCAGGCAGCGCGTCGGAGGACTCGGGCTTCTCCACGCCCGGGGGCTCCAGCGTGGGCAGCCCCGTGTTCTTCGACGACCGGCTGAGCGAGCACGGCAAGCTGTCCCCCCGCGGGGGCGAGGAGCCCGGCTATGAGCCGCACCCCTGCCCTGCCGGACTGGAGGCCGCGGACGGGATGAAGAGCCTGCCCCACAAGCTGAGGTTCAAGACGCCGGGCATCTGCGAAGCGGGCGAGGCGGGGGAGAGCAGACGCAGCCCCCTGCAGCCGGGGGCAGCCCGGGACGCCGGCAGGACCCACGAGGGCCCCTGCGCCTGGCAGCCGCAGCAGCAGTACCCACGCCAGGAGCCCCAGTGCTACCCGCAGCCCGCAGCCTACACCCTGCCTCCCCCACAGGgccccacagactcacactacCACATGGAGAACAGCGTGCTCAAGTCCCAGCTCAGCTCTCTCAGCGAGGAGGTGGCCCAGCTCAAGAAGCTCTTCTCCCAGCAGCTCCTCTCCAAGATGAGCTAA